Sequence from the Thermocoleostomius sinensis A174 genome:
TTGTTTCTGGGACAGGACTACACTGTGTTTCTTTAATGGGGAATGGGGAATAGGGAATAAGGAGGGGTAGGCTTGGGAAAATGGCTGACTGAGGTGTGGAGGCATTTATCCTTTTTCTGGGCTGATTTTATATTTTCTGGGATAATTTGCTTACTGATTTCTCACGTTTAGGAGCTTTGCTATGTCTCTTCGCCAAACCCTAGAAGCGATCGTCGCCCAGAAGCATTTGCTCACTCATCCGTTTTATGTGGCGTGGACGGAGGGCAAGCTCGATCGCGATCACCTCAAAGAATATGCCAAGCAATATTTCCATCATGTGTTGGCATTTCCGACCTACATCAGTGCCATTCACTACAACACGCCTCATTTGGCGGTGCGGCAAGAACTGCTGGAAAACTTGATTGGAGAAGAACGAGGTGAGAAGAATCATCCAGCCCTATGGCGCAATTTTGCCTTGGCGCTGGGTGCAACCGAGGCAGAACTGGAGACGGGACCACTGCTGGATACCACAGCTAATTTGATTGAAACCTTTCGCGATCGGTGTTTAAACTCGCCGTTCTATGCCGGGTTAGCGGCTCTCTATGCTTATGAGTCTCAAGTTCCTGAAGTAGCGAAGGTAAAGATTGAGGGCTTGCAGCAGTTCTATGGCATGAGTAATCCGACCGATTACGAGTTTTTCACGGTGCACCAAGAAGCGGATGTCTACCACACGGAAGCAACAGTGCAACTCATTGAAGCTCATGCCACGACCGAGGCTCAACAGGCAGAAGCAGCGGCAGTCGCTCAAGCGGCGGTGGATGCGCTGTGGTCGTTCTTAGATGGCATCTATGAAACCTACTGTCAAGATGTCAAGGCGGAGGCAATAGCTGTTTAGAGAGGAGCGGTTTTCGAGTTGCCCTGATGGCTTAATTCAAGGAGTTAAAGCGGTTATCAATGTCAGGAGAAGATGAAAAAAGGGCTGTTGTTTGCAAGTAAGAATGGAATCCACAGCCCTCTCCTGACATTATCCTGCGAGAAATTCTTGATTCCGTCAAAAGACAGGCTGTCAAAGATCGTCGTTAGAAATCGTAACAGCCCATGGTTAAGCCGTAGGAACGAGAGCAGAGTCTAGGGTCAGGATTTCTACGCCATCGTCTGTCACCGCGATCGTATGTTCAAACTGAGCAGACAGCTTGCGATCTTTAGTGACAGCCGTCCACTTATCTGCCAACACTTCCACCTCCCAAGTGCCTTCGTTAATCATTGGCTCGATCGTGAAAACCATCCCCGATCGCAGCTTTTTGCCCTTGCCGCGAGTGCCATAATGAGGGATCTGAGGAGCCGTATGGAAAATTCGCCCAACTCCATGCCCAACAAAATCTCGCACGACCGAAAAGCCATGGGCTTCGGCATATTCTTGAATGGCTGCACCAATATCCCCCACTCTGGCTCCGGGTTTTAC
This genomic interval carries:
- a CDS encoding CADD family putative folate metabolism protein translates to MSLRQTLEAIVAQKHLLTHPFYVAWTEGKLDRDHLKEYAKQYFHHVLAFPTYISAIHYNTPHLAVRQELLENLIGEERGEKNHPALWRNFALALGATEAELETGPLLDTTANLIETFRDRCLNSPFYAGLAALYAYESQVPEVAKVKIEGLQQFYGMSNPTDYEFFTVHQEADVYHTEATVQLIEAHATTEAQQAEAAAVAQAAVDALWSFLDGIYETYCQDVKAEAIAV